A single genomic interval of Saccharospirillum mangrovi harbors:
- a CDS encoding ABC transporter permease, whose amino-acid sequence MAKTFLNILAEEWALLFRHKGIVLILIGAPIFYSLFYPLPYQAAVVTEVSVWVSDADQTLASRRLVERLDAAPQLAVVRVTPTDAGRANALRDGEVQAYLDIPAGMQADLERGQSVTVAYGGSASNFLVYGTAARTMAQAIRAESDDWAERYRIEMLGNAVQAQARAEPLQLALTPLFNSDLSYLQYLVPGVYLFLVQQVLMLATGMHWGAQRERGDRSRPVRRFIAQTLIYGLHGMALVVYLFRWALPLEGVWPTLTGGQLLNFGTPFVLSAIWLGMVVSRPMQRMETPLLWLLPLSVPLLLLTGISWPAFAMADWVLPLADWLPATQAARTLLATAFMGVEASAGMAWLVAAFYGGLAITLRCVPGRDSAPALRPSTGETRA is encoded by the coding sequence ATGGCGAAAACGTTTTTGAATATCCTGGCTGAAGAGTGGGCGTTGCTGTTCCGACACAAAGGCATCGTGTTGATTCTGATCGGCGCACCGATTTTTTATTCGCTGTTTTATCCGCTGCCGTATCAGGCGGCCGTGGTGACCGAGGTGTCGGTTTGGGTCAGCGATGCGGATCAGACGTTGGCGAGCCGTCGCCTGGTTGAACGCCTGGACGCCGCGCCACAATTGGCCGTGGTGCGTGTCACTCCGACGGATGCCGGTCGCGCCAATGCGTTGCGCGATGGCGAGGTTCAGGCCTATCTGGATATTCCTGCTGGCATGCAGGCTGACTTGGAACGCGGTCAGTCGGTGACGGTCGCTTACGGCGGCAGCGCCAGTAATTTTCTGGTCTATGGCACGGCGGCGCGAACCATGGCGCAGGCCATTCGCGCTGAATCTGACGACTGGGCCGAGCGCTATCGCATCGAAATGCTGGGCAACGCCGTTCAGGCGCAAGCGCGGGCCGAGCCGCTGCAATTGGCGCTGACGCCGCTGTTCAATTCCGACTTGTCGTATCTGCAATATCTGGTGCCGGGTGTGTATCTGTTTTTGGTGCAGCAGGTGTTGATGCTGGCGACGGGTATGCATTGGGGCGCGCAACGCGAACGTGGTGACCGCTCGCGACCGGTGCGTCGCTTTATCGCCCAGACGTTGATTTACGGCCTGCACGGCATGGCGTTGGTGGTGTATCTGTTTCGCTGGGCGTTGCCGTTGGAAGGTGTCTGGCCGACGCTGACGGGCGGGCAGTTGCTGAATTTCGGTACTCCCTTTGTGCTCAGCGCAATCTGGCTCGGCATGGTTGTGTCGCGGCCGATGCAGCGCATGGAAACGCCGTTGTTGTGGTTGCTGCCGCTGTCGGTGCCGCTGCTGTTGCTGACAGGCATCAGTTGGCCGGCTTTTGCCATGGCCGATTGGGTGTTGCCGCTGGCCGACTGGCTGCCGGCTACTCAGGCGGCGCGAACGCTGTTGGCGACGGCTTTTATGGGCGTTGAGGCTTCGGCCGGTATGGCCTGGTTGGTGGCCGCGTTTTATGGCGGCCTGGCTATAACGCTGCGTTGCGTGCCCGGGCGCGATAGCGCGCCGGCGCTTCGCCCGTCCACTGGCGAAA